tgcAATGTTTTGTATAGTAGATGTTCTTATTACACACCCAGCTTAGCAACTGAAATAAATGGTACATTCCATTAGCTTACCAGCCGGAGTTATTCGCAGTGCCACCCTCTCACAATTGGTTGAGCATGCACCTATAAGATATGAAGTAACCTATTAGAATTACAATTCACAACCTTGAGTGAACTGGTTGTGATAGCAATTTTGTaaaattaaacaaatatttacCTGATCCTTCTCTTGATGTCGTGCTGATAAAAGACCAATAAACAAATTCCACATAAGGAGTCCGCATACTAATTGCAATGAAAAGTGTGTTAAAATGCCTTAGCAAACATACCACAttgtatgaagaaaaaaaacatacccTGTACAGATAACAGCAGGGTTTCCTAAAATACACAAGAAATCACGTTAATGAAACATACTGGCCTTTTTATTTAATAACAACTTTGGAAagtattttataacatttttgattcATAATTTGGGCCTGCATAATTGATTTTACAACATCTATAAGCACCTTTGCAATATCGATTGCGGCTCATACATAAGGAGACAGCCACGGCTGCCAACACCGCAGCCACAATAACTGTCACTGTTGCCAACACCTTGACGCCTGTGAATTTCTCTGTATTGAAGACAGCACAGAGACAATATTATCATTGAAACTCAATTTGCAACTCATCAGTCATTGCCTCAAACGGGGGGTTACTTTTGTTGTTTGcaatacatttaaacatgtttcacCTTTTCTTTTTAAGGAGTGGAATAGCAGCATTTTGTCTCACCGTGATCTATTATTGAGTCCTCATGGTTACCCAACGCTCTCACCGATTCATCTAAAACACCGAAAACGGTAGACATCAGGATCAAATAAGCTAGTGAAATATGCTGGGTTTATATTATTTTGTGCCGATGTCATTAAACAGCCTCAGAGCAATTTAAATTAGACTATTACAAAAAATTAGACTTAGgttgagtctcaaatggcacccttattcCTTGTATaacttattttgaccagagccttataaaGTCTCAGTAAAAGATTCTCCTATGAGACTTACCAGTAGTGACCGTTGTGTCCAGGGCACTAGGTCGAGCTGGCAAAAGAAATACAATATAATTTAGTTACTGATGTATAAATAGATTCTCTTTTTGAACTtaattaatataatacattttaacacAATTCGTTTTTTGAGGTAAAATGATAGGGTAGGTcatttcaacctgtttttgcctaCCTTGTGCCTGCAGTGATACCAGACACTCTATCTTGCGTGGGAACTGTTCGCTTTCATGATCTTCAGAAAAGCAGGTATAGTTGTACTGAAAATCTTCTCTGGACAGATGTGGGAAATACAATGGTAGTGTGCAGAGGTCACCATTCTTTGTGACATTTTTTGTTTCCCCAGGCCTAGGACAACGAGGACAGTCTGGGAGTTTGATCCAGTGTCCACGGACAAATCCAGATGAACAGTTGTAGATGCAGTTCAATACTAGAGGTTCTCCAACTGCTGCACGGATGACTTCATGCTGTTTCTGCAGGTCGGTACAGGTTACTGAATTGAATGACAAAGGCATACATTAAGGCAACAATTCTTCAGTCAGTAGGCCTTGGATATAAATATATAGCTTGAGGACATTTGATTATCATCTTTTTGCCAGAAACCGAAAACACATCAAGTAAAAAAAGTAGAGGAATTTATTTTACCTTGGCTTCCCCAAATAAGCAGCAATGAGAAGTGGACTAAGGTTAGCATCCTGTCCAAATTTGTCCAGATCCCCTATGTTTCAACTATATGAATAGGTTAGCTCTAGGAATTTTCTTGATTAAAAAAGACACTTGCACCACTGGTGTCACAGTGGGATGTGCCATCATATTGCAGTATGTACCAGGTAGAAGGTACAGGAAGTGGTGTTCAACAGGATGCCTGATAAAAGTGTTCTTAACTTTCCATTCAAAACACCTGCTTTTGTAGATTTAGGCAATGGAAAGAGCCTTAGGAAACATAAAAACTAAACAGCATTTTAATATGCAATGACATTTGTATGGTTTTTACAGTGTACCCATGTTATTTTCTTCATTTTAATAGTAATTCGTTGCTAGACATTTCAAAAATAAAGTACTTCATGTAATGCTAATGTACAAATTTCACATATCCAATTACAGTTTTGTttgtgtactgtctgtactgtatgtagccgTCAACACAGATATTTAAATGTACATTATGGTTAAATATCCACAAGTCTTTTTGTGGGCTTCAATATCACCTAAAATAATATGATAAATTATACACATTTTTTCATCATTATTGTAGGCCTATAGTACTGTGACTTACAATGTCTACTTTTTGATACTAACAAACAATAGTAGGCTTTGTGTTCACGCCAGCACTGCACAACTGCAGCTAGAGATATGCACAGCAATTCACCCACTGCTGGAGGGTGAGAGAAAAAGGAAACATCCTACGTTCATTTTACCACAAGAAAAAGAATGCTTCATGTCACAACATTTTGAATAATTATATTTTGTCAGTCTAACGTTGTTGTCTTCTGACTTAATGTTTGGTACTTTGCACATAATGTaagttatacagtatatacctatgAGTGGTATTTAGGGTAGTTCTGTTGTACACAAACTCAACTCAAATCACCAATCAAAGGTACATCAGCATTATATCAGAAAGCTCAAACCGATGCATACTGTATTTTAACAGTATTTTATTGAGTGTGTCggggacaaaatacaaaacactcTAGACACACAACATTTGCTGCTGCATTAGGCTGATAGTAACACTCAAAAGTCTATTAAAATGTTCCGCCCACGACTAATTTGATCCTTTCATTTAAGTGTTGCTTGGTAGGTTGTCTTTTGGCTCTCTGTTTGTACTGTTGGAAAGTAGGGATAGGGAAAACAAGGCCTTTCGAAGCACCAAAACAAATGAAACATTGTGCCCATGTCTCCAGCTTGGTGCAGCAGCTATTGATAAACCTATTGCAGTTTTGTCACTGCGTTTGTTCCAAAGCCTGGTGAAGAAGAGGATGATTGCATGTCTGAGTCTGACCTGCGTTAATAAACAGTAATTCGTTGCTCACTTTTTTACCTCGCCTTCACACTTAAGCTTTGGTTCATTTTAGGAACATCCTGAGTGTGAAGGTTACCGGGGTGTCATGGTTGATATTCCACATTGTGACTGGTGTTGCATAATATCAGGAAAAAAAACTGTGCATTCAGAACTTTCGATTGATTATTGGCATCAACTTTCTTAATAGGGCTTTTTAGTTTTCATATTGTGTCATCATGAATCCTTGATTCCCTCCTCAAGAATATTCAGTCTAGATCGAGAAAGAGACCTTGACTGGCATCGCTTTCTAGATGCATCGCATTCACTTTGAAAGTGCAAGGTAACAGGAGAGCACATTGAATACCAAAATATGACTGAACAGGAGGCCTCTTGGAATCAGGTTGCATCACGATTCACATTTCACTTTCAGTGACTGAGGTCTCAGTTTCATCCTTTGGATCAAACGGCCTCGTACCCTTTTGACTGCACTTGGCAAACAGAGATACAGATAAGCGGGTCAATGTGGAATTTATTTGACCATTTATTTAAGAATGTATGAGTGGTATAGTGTTGTTGGGTCTCAGTGTTATGGATCAATCCTCTACTGAAACAGCCTGCCCTTTCTTCAGGTATATTTTCAaattgttttatatacagtagaaCTTTACATGTAATACTTCTGTTCACTAAAAAGCTCCCTCACTTGACATACTGTGCAATACATTTGTTATcacttaaaaataataatacaataacagcactttgtAAAGAGACAAACT
This DNA window, taken from Salvelinus sp. IW2-2015 unplaced genomic scaffold, ASM291031v2 Un_scaffold611, whole genome shotgun sequence, encodes the following:
- the LOC139023963 gene encoding uncharacterized protein, with the protein product MLTLVHFSLLLIWGSQVTCTDLQKQHEVIRAAVGEPLVLNCIYNCSSGFVRGHWIKLPDCPRCPRPGETKNVTKNGDLCTLPLYFPHLSREDFQYNYTCFSEDHESEQFPRKIECLVSLQAQARPSALDTTVTTDESVRALGNHEDSIIDHEKFTGVKVLATVTVIVAAVLAAVAVSLCMSRNRYCKGNPAVICTGTTSREGSGACSTNCERVALRITPADCQSDHEVPYADIMITMRGASTPELTQIAYLAPGDHRERWREEARPGPSTGPEARSHLQASRSADRLHVQPQEVSRKMSTNSEYAVITYS